Below is a genomic region from Osmia bicornis bicornis chromosome 3, iOsmBic2.1, whole genome shotgun sequence.
GTTATGTtagattaaataatttaatataaaaacctATGAATACAGTTTCCGGCAAAATTAAAGAGATTCTTCAGAAAAGTTgatctttttttctaaatttattagAGTGTAGTCTTGGAGTCTGTGCAGATTGTAAATCATGTATTTGTTAACTTTGTTGTTAAGATAAATCTGTTCTTATTAAGTCTTTAGGTAGAAAGTCCGATGGTTTCCACCTTTCTAATAAAGACTCATGTTCGATCGGTGATAATGGAAAGCGATATCTTGTGTCGATTACGCATAGACTGATGGAAAGTAAAAGCATCTGTTTGCTTGATGATATCTGGTACGGAACTGGATATAAGATTGCGATTCAGTGAGGTTTAAGATCATTGTCAGGAAGTAATGATACGTAATGCTTAGTTGAATACCAGCTAGCTAATTAATACTTTGACGGCCATACATCGGCTGTTTTATATGAATCCttataagaaattatttcctCCAACTTTGTTTCAAGAGATACATTTtatgattataataaattttatctaGGTGGTCGTtgtatgtattttatttttctcaccCTATGTATATTATCATTATAAAAGTGTACAGTCTGGTCAGTGAACTGCGAAGGGAGTAATGGATTAGTATAAGTTACTATAAAAACGAAAGTTCCAGCACGCTAAAGTGCAAAAGCGTGCATAATACAATTGCCAAGAGTAACATGAATCGATGCATAATGCGTGAAGGCCACGAGAATAATTTTCATGTTCTTCCTTGTCCGGTGAAATGCTGTCACTTTCGTCATGAAATCTAACAAGGTACAATCACTTCAGAAAAAGATTGCTTTAacaaatttaagaaattttatgtTTACTTTTAAATGGGCTGTAATATTCGaggattttaaaataaatcataaattcTTCTTACTCCTTactaaaattaatcaaattacaagtgttttaaaattttcactgATTTTGACATTTTTCTAGTAAAAATAGTACGACGAAAGTTATTCATCTCTGTTACCTAAGTTTAGCACGAATAGATTCATTAAGTGATGCACAGGATCGTTGCACCGTAACCTTTGAGTGCTTTGTGCCTGGGAAACGCATCTCTGAATCGCATTCTAGGACGATGGCTTCAACGTGTACCGAGGATGCAATCGAATACTGTTTTACATGTAACGAGGATCTGTATAATGTATAGATTCGCATCAACTAGCTTCTATTAGTTCCCGAAGTCTATTCAAAATGGGCACGAGATAATTGAATGCAATTTCTTGCAGTAAGAAAATTGacattctttctttcaacataaataaacattgtattaagaaaatataatttgtatattttgtataaatctattcaattatttcaagttgaaaataattacttttatatattttgaatgacatataaatatttgtcagtttattttgcaaaaaaatgataaatttgataaaaattgaagtctgtaaaattaaatatgtatacCTCCAATATTTCCCTATACAGCCAGCTAATTAACTCGCAAGGcaattaacaaatattttaggATACAgtgtagaagaaaaaaaaggaacaccacTGACGGTGAAGCTTGGTGACACGAACAATTACAAAAGCTATACAAACCATAGAGTTAGTTCTATGTAATAGTAATGGGGAATCAGTAATACGATGGTGGAGGTGGTAAGAGTAGTCACATCCCCGTCGTTGAAAGGCACCTTTTACGTAGCCGCCTATAAAGTTGTTCCGGTGACCGCGCGACCGCCTCAGATACACTCCACCCTTGAACGCATCGAGCAGCCTGCTTTCTCGCGATGAATTTGCTGGTaagtaaatattttcatttccttatTCAATGAAATCGTAATTATCACAATCAATCAACAAAGTTCCGTATAGTTCATTAACATTTCTTACTTAACAATgtagatattattttttcaatttttcaacgatcATTAGTTTCATAGTATTCctagattttaaattttctttattttgaagcaatgtaaattttgttaattaagatagaaaatattacctgtttattgtttatttttaattttaatgaaatatacagaAGTTTTGTTAACAGACtgcattcattattattgattatcATACATACAATTATATATTGTGtcatttattactaatataACTACTCTGTATGATTCTCAAATTAAGAACGGGGTTGACAGATATTTAAGATTCGAAATTATTATATTGTGTAAAGATACGTATCGCGTGTGGTTAATTGTAATGAAACAGCACCGGTTAATTAGCGGTTGTGTTCGTGCATCCTAGATTAACTGGATAATGAGCGGTTGTACTGATACTGTAAATTGATAATTAGTATACagtattaatataattagTAAATATAGGCATACTGTACGTATCTGAATTAAGTAATACTTTGATTATTGGGAAATAttagtagaaaattttctctAATCACAGTAATTTGATCAGAAATAGATAATACTCTTTATACGACGTTGCGTTCAAGAAAGTGAAATGTTAGGTTCGATTACAATCGATCCGAATGTTCAATTTTACAAGATCTTCCTAAATTGCCTGTACAGCTACAttgtaataacaatttcattggGAATAGGCAAAGTAttacaaaaaatttatttctttacggTTAAGGAGAATGATAGGTATGCCTGTTCTAAAATGTCACGCTTTCTCATATTACGAGTGAAATAAAGTAAACGTGACCATAAAATCATCTGTGTTATGCTGAATGAAGGTGCATGATAGgtttagaattaaaaaaaatatattatacaacATGATATGTTatcaattttgtaataaattccTCGACAGGAGGACACTTGCAGACAAGTTGAACCCGTAATTCGAactctttccttcttttctcgTTCGAATGATCGAGTCAGACGTGTCTTGTCggttaatttatatttcactttCTACCGGCGAGCGTATAATTCCCGTAACGGTGTGCTTGATCGTTACACTTAGTCCCGGTTTCCAGATACGTTTCGTTGCTTTTTCTTGTAGTTAACTTGGAATGTTTAGACGAGAGATTCCAACGCGTCGCCATTTCCCGATTACGGAAACTGCTTCTGTTGGATATATGTGAAACTTTCCCTTCGAACTGGAATCTTATCACCTTAAAATTTGATTCGAGCGAATTAATATTTAGGAATAATTAGTACTATTTATgctgagaattaaaaaaattttgaaaattttaaaaatacaaagaataattatttcaagatatttttcttcaaatttggAGTACTTCTTTatatattagaattttttaattaaaaacattagAATAAAgtgcaatttttaaaaaaattaaaaatttaaggtCTTCAAGGTtggtttattaaatattttataaaagttaGAATGGTATTAttattggaaaatattttctgatataataatagaaatatttagtGAAAAGTATGTTACAAATGATATAACGGAAAGAGACACTCTACTTAATATCCTATTACATGTCGATTTCCCTTTAACATAATCGAATGATATAATGCATATGTACTTCCATGTAGAATATCCTTATAAAGAACTTTGTGAAAGGTGATAAATTACTCGAGAAAAGGAACTGATTAAACACAATTAAGATCatttaattaacttaattgattttaacgaataaatttacattatgCAGCAGTTTGAAAGAACTGCACTTTCTACGTTATGTGTACTTGCAGTACATAGTTTTAAGAGTAATACTCTATcatataatttcataaattggCTTTTtgaaaataccattttttGCAGTGTTCTGTTATATTTAAAAGCATGTTATTATCAGCTTCATATGATCACTAAGAATCTAGTCTTGAAGTTGCAACTTTCCCTTGCAGATATATTGCACCGTTCGCGAAATACAATTCCATATAAATGCATAGAACACAAACCAGTGTGTAATCACTACTATCACTGTTTCTAGTTCCAACATATTAGAGCACTGTGTTATGCAATCAACCCtcaaataaacatttttccattttaaacATCTTTTGCTATGTAATTCCATTTTTAACATTAAATGCTGCAACATTTTATTTCCTAATTTAAACTTTCCATTTAGTACCTTACGAAATTAATATGATAGTAATATTATGAAATCgatgtaatattaatattaatttggtagataatattaattctaGTTAAGAAAACTTCGActtattatataaattccagtgtaaaataatttcatgaaaatggAATGTATAAATAATGATTGTATTTTATAGGTTTTACTGCTAACAGCACTGCCCATGTGCATAGCACAATTTTCAATACAGGGACCTAGTGACGGGAATCGAGTCGCCCAGGGTTTAACAGTACAGGAAGGGAAAGGAGTTCAATACACAGAGCAAAGTGGTAAAAGATAGATATGAGTTACTGATACTGTTACTAccagaagaaaaatcaagtaTAATGTGTCTCCCTGTCTCTGCGACCAATTCACTTCTTGTTAAATCTATGACAAATTCTTTTGACATTTCTATCGAATTAGAATGTTTAATCAATTAAAGTTTATCATACACCAAATAGATCTTTTTACTGATTGTCTAATAAggaattaaatatatttatttatttatttatttttatttaaatatatttatttcatttagttATAATTATTTCGAACGATACTCGACACACTTGGctttaattcttttattttatttttatagaacCGGTCAACGGTGGCTTCACCATTCAAGGTGCTCAAGATAGTCACTCCAATGTTCAAAGTGGCTCAGATGGCCatacaaatttcaatattcgAGGTTCCAGTGACGCCGGTGCAGAAAGGTACAATTTCCAAGGAGCTACTACTGGAGGATATAATATTCAAGGAGCAACGGATGGACATAGTCAGCCTCAATCGTACATTCGAGGCTCATATGCTGGCGATCCTGCTACTAAATCTCTTGAGTACAATGACCCAAGCGGTAAAGTAATATGaattttacattaaaataaattaaaatcaaattaaaattaaattaaaattgaattaaaaattaaataaaaattacacagTAAAACTAATTAAGTAACTCTTTAAATGAAGGAGATGTCTAATTCATGTTTGATTGGTCGttaatatatcatttttagttctgaaaaattcaaaaatataatgcgATATTAATACcagttattttattataatgtCAAAGGTAAAACACGAGAAAGTTCCTAAAGCTTGGAATCTAATTTGCATAGTACATAAGTAGATTTATACCATATCATATGAGACTTGCAAGTTTAAGAATCAAACCTGTTAGTTTAGTTATCTGAAACCAAACGACTCTATACTTTCTGAATCGTTTTAATCCAATGCTTGATCGTCAGTAAATCGTAGaaatactttttttaaatgtaaagtCAAGTCCACCTTcacttttttaaatgaaatgtggAAAGTTTTCTTGAAACTAGACTTGAATTTATCAACATGTTAAAAATTCAGAGAGAAAATTTATAGAGAAAATAGTTTGCATATTTTGCACTAGAACAGACCAGATCAACTTATGCTTTCCACCGTTCCACACAGCTAGTTCCTTGATTCTTAATTTAAGAACCAGTTTAGACTTCACACAATTACGTCACTCCAACATTCCAGACAGTCCTGTAATTGCCGCAATTCGACAGTGAAATATCAATTGAAAGTtaacttgaaattttattatcctTTGAAAGGATCAAGGGTGAATTGGAGATCGTACGATCGTCAGTCATTGCCAGGGGCACAGCAACAGACGCAGTATTCGGAAGCCGTGGCTCCGGCACCACGACCACGGCAACGCGGGCATGCGCAACGTCAACCGCAGCCCCAACCGCAACAGGAAATAGTGAACCCGATACCATCAAAAAGCTTGGACAGTGCACCAGATTACATTAAACAGCTCCTTCAGTTCCAGGCTCAAATTCCATATGTAAACATCATTCCTGAACCGTTTAGGTAAAGTGCATTTTAATCCTTTCGGTGCATGGATGCATAAATGGAGAAATTGGATGTACAAATATTTTGGAAAAAGAGAATTTTATGAAAgataatttgttattttttgtAGATACGATGCTTTAGTGACGACACAAGAACAAGCTCAAGAAAATCCACAACCTCAGTACCAACGCGTGGAACAGGAAGCTCCAGAACCAAGGCGTCCAGCTTACCGCGGGAAACCACGTGGTCCGTCTAGACATAGACGGCAAGCGCCGGGACACAGACCGGAAGCTGGGCCGCAACAAAAACAGAGACCTTCGCAACCACCTGCTGAGCCACAGTACAGATACTCAACGAACCTACCACCAACGCTACAGCAACTGTTAAAATTTCAGGCGCAGACTCCTTATATTAATATCATACCTGAACAGTTCAggtgaaaaaaataaaataattaattcaaaatggatAGCAAAATTCTAAtgtttaatttcatattttttatttttctaacttTAAAAAGATTCTACATTTTTAGATTTAATCCAGAAGCTGCAATACAGGAACAGATGCACCAGGTGCAAAGTCATTATCAAGATCTGTTGAGACAGCAACCATCAAAGCCAGTCGTGCAAGCAGCAACATTTGGAAGAGCATCGACCCGAGCTCGAGCTCAAGAACCAGAAGAAGAGCATTCCAGACAAAGAAGACAAGCTCCTCATCAGCATCCACAGCCACAGCAACTACCAGCAGAACCTCGACCACAATATTCGACCAACCTCCCAAGCGACATTCAAAATCTGCTGAAGTATCAGGCTCAAATTCCATACAATATCATTGCCAATCAAATCAGTTATCGCCCTGAAAAGCCTTACATTCCTCAACCTGTTCAACCTTCTGCACCTTCTCAAGAATCCCAATACCAAGCTCAATACCAAGCACAGCAAGCTCAATATCAGCCTCAACAAGCCGAGTACCAACCACAGCAAGCTGAGTACCAGCCACAACAAGCTCAGTATCAGCCTCAACAAGCTCAGTATCAGCCCCAACAAGCTCAGTATCAGCCCCAACAAGCTCAGTATCAGCCTCAATACCAACCTCAACAAGCTCAGTACCAACCACAGTACCAAACTCAAGCAGACCGATATCAAGGACAATCAAGTGGATACAATCAGCAATATAACAGTCAGATACAGTATCCCTCTGGATACAAACAATCTGGGAATGAAGTTCGTCCTGTCAATGAGAATAACTACTGAAGATGATCATTTATGATCAGATAATTGtttgtactttttttttctcacttAATTCGATGTTTTACttcgttattaattaattgattaaaagGGTGTTTTGACGCGTCGCATGTTATATGATAAAGAAGCGAACAGAGGAATATAGTAATTAGTATGTTAAATGATGAAATGGAAGtgctataattataattattcagaatAGAATCTTTCActattaattcattattcaagggtaattaaaatatgaagaGAAAGTATTCTGAATACCAGAAAATTATACTAATTATTTCTagtaaattgaattattaaattatcatttGTAATACCAAGAATGACTGCTTATATTATAGCATTCGACATGCTAAGTTtctagaaaaaattaattaaatgttatgGCAATTAACATGCGACACGTTTTGAGTGATATGCAATTCAAGAGAAATCGTATTTGCtgtgattttttttaaataccatCTAAAATCgataatttttgcaaattttatatacatttttctcCACTCAAATTACGTCCAATTACTTTTACTAACTGAAAtaagtttttatttaacagCTTAAAATTCGCAGCAAAGAGATTCTTGCTTGTTTTCAATCAGTATACATGaactaatatttatttcaataaatgatattgttttttattttgttacaaATGCAGTTGCGATCAGTGAAGGAATAGTTTTGAAATTTGCAAGCTTTtaaggaaaattgaaatattattggTTAATTATTCTCATTTATCATGCTGAGAAATTTCACTAATGATTTGTCTTATTTTCTTCAGTAATTAAATCAAGCCGGATATATTTTACTTTTGTTGTAGAGATCAAAGTAGGTTGCAACTTTCCTTGACTTTCCTTCTCTCTTTAAAGACACCGGAACCGGAACTCTAATGCCCGGATAATTTGAATGAAACAAACGTGCACGATACTTTAAGATCCAGTGAAGGAAACAGGTTGTCATAACGGAAGTTATTTGATATtctaacaatttttatatacatatgtagattGAAAGGAATTATAATATCTTCCGGAACTTATTGCTACAAATGAATGAAAGAACAAAATCAACCAATTTCTTCAATTCGTGAGAGAATGTTTCCGAAGAAGCATCATACATATAATGTTTATCtgtttttatactttttatacTTTCACGTTTtccaataaaatatttgtaaccAACAAATGTCTCGTTTAATCGTCTAAATTTAAATCAttgaaggaaaaaataaaattttcaattaattaatttattttaagaatATCCGTATTCTTAAATGCAAAAGTTCTTTACTCTTTCTAatacctttttttattattttcgttAGTAAAAAGATTGTGATTCATTATTATGACAATTAAATTTGTGACccttgttttaaaaataactttaaATTCCATGGCAAAAGGATcgaaaaattaatatgaatttggtaaaaaattatttcatctaattaatttcaagtacaagAGGTTAATATAATGTCGtagaggtaattaaaaaaaccATACTCAGACTCACAAAATTATACTAATCTAATCCTACATACGATCCACTTTCACTCTAAACTTTTTTCCTTCCTACAATCATTGAAGTTAACATGTTAACTACCACAGTGGAAATGAACATTTGTTATTAGACAGCGCCGGATTAAGGGGAAGTCTAAGGGGGGCTACAGTCCTGGGTCCCACTTTCCATACTCCCCACTTATAAGCCATCCATTTACCATGTCAAGgaatattgaatgaaattttcgtgTACTGCtgccctttttttttctttaaatgttattttattaagaataaattataatatttgaacCAAGGGGTCCCATTAATCCAGTCCTGTTATGgaaatagttaattttcaaatcaaaagttttcaatttgctactttatattataatgttattcaaaataatgtTTTCTCACTGTTTCCTTTTAATTACTTGAGTATATCTAATTTGCAGCCAAATTGTCTAAGCcctgaatttatttaaaataaagtgATTATAAAGAATGATCGTAAACCCATATAAATCTTCACCTACATTTAAATAATGGCCGAAAGCAAACATTTTGCATGGTGTTAGATCCAGAAGTGGAACGGTGAAGGTAGAACTGCATTAAGGTCAACCGTGCACTTTCTTGCTAGCAGAGCGTGCAAATGCACCGGTTAAAATGGTGTTTTTATGGAATAGAAAATGTCCCCACGAAACAGTGCACTTTGCGCGATATACATTAATGCGGTCGACTTAGGAATACGGAAGTGACCGATGCATATGCTTCCTGCAACTGGCGGCCATACCGTTACGTGACCAGAAATCCATGTTTTACAAACCTGCACAGACATTGACTCGTGATTTATGTTTGCGTCAATATCGAATTTCTGATCCACTGGACTGAATTCTATTCGACCACGTTTTTGCTCGACAACCCCTTCCCCATACCTCTTTATTCTACCAGTGTTGATTTAATCAGAATTcttttatgaaattaaatttttcaaaataaatgttcatttctaattattaattttaaaatcagTTGACTTTAATttgacatttttaaaaaaatgaacaaagtaagacaaaaattcaaaatataagGTTTAATGATTATAATGATAGTagtttttaattgaaaaatttgattaggtaatttttaattgttaaaagATCTTGTTTCTTTGAATTAGTAATTATTGACTATTCCATTGATTGGTTATTTGAAAGTATGGAAATAACTCCGTTTTACGAAATATGTAGTTCTATAATTATTCTTGTGAGCTTTCTATAAGTCTCGCAGTTAATTATCGTTGTCCAAACAAATTCCAAAGTGCTTCGTGGTCAAATGCATTCAAAAAAGGAAAACTCGATCGAACGACTTTCACGTAACTTTAAATTAACCTCTGATATAATAGGCATTCAGGAAAACCGATTCTGGTTTTCACATAAAGTAGCAACGTTTTTGCGAGGAATGTTAATA
It encodes:
- the LOC114874305 gene encoding putative mediator of RNA polymerase II transcription subunit 26 is translated as MQQFERTALSTLCVLAVLLLTALPMCIAQFSIQGPSDGNRVAQGLTVQEGKGVQYTEQSEPVNGGFTIQGAQDSHSNVQSGSDGHTNFNIRGSSDAGAERYNFQGATTGGYNIQGATDGHSQPQSYIRGSYAGDPATKSLEYNDPSGSRVNWRSYDRQSLPGAQQQTQYSEAVAPAPRPRQRGHAQRQPQPQPQQEIVNPIPSKSLDSAPDYIKQLLQFQAQIPYVNIIPEPFRYDALVTTQEQAQENPQPQYQRVEQEAPEPRRPAYRGKPRGPSRHRRQAPGHRPEAGPQQKQRPSQPPAEPQYRYSTNLPPTLQQLLKFQAQTPYINIIPEQFRFNPEAAIQEQMHQVQSHYQDLLRQQPSKPVVQAATFGRASTRARAQEPEEEHSRQRRQAPHQHPQPQQLPAEPRPQYSTNLPSDIQNLLKYQAQIPYNIIANQISYRPEKPYIPQPVQPSAPSQESQYQAQYQAQQAQYQPQQAEYQPQQAEYQPQQAQYQPQQAQYQPQQAQYQPQQAQYQPQYQPQQAQYQPQYQTQADRYQGQSSGYNQQYNSQIQYPSGYKQSGNEVRPVNENNY